The Erythrobacter insulae genome window below encodes:
- a CDS encoding aspartate aminotransferase family protein, which yields MSITPLMPVYPRCGVRPVRGDHCHLIDEDGTRYLDFASGIAVNLLGHSHPGLIGAIQKQAEQLMHVSNLYGSPQGEKLAQQLVDNSFADAVFFTNSGAEAVETAIKCARAYHQNAGDEGDANRFELITFANAFHGRTMATISASNQTKMHHGFSPLLEGFKYAEFDDLESAKALMGPNTAGFLVEPIQGEGGIRPASVEFMKGLRDLADEHDLMLVLDEVQCGVARTGKFYAHEHYGINPDILASAKGLGGGFPLGACLATEKAARGMTFGTHGSTYGGNPLAMAAGSAVMDAVANEEFLAEVTEKGERIRSRLEQFIGNYPDLFELVRGKGLMLGIKMKIESRPFFVHLRDHHQLLTVAAGDQTIRVIPPLVIGDAEIDEFFDKLSAGAASFKVPEPA from the coding sequence ATGTCGATTACACCGCTCATGCCTGTTTATCCGCGCTGCGGGGTCCGCCCTGTTCGGGGTGACCATTGCCATCTGATTGACGAAGACGGCACGCGCTATCTCGATTTCGCCAGCGGTATTGCCGTGAATTTGCTGGGTCATTCGCATCCCGGCCTGATCGGGGCGATCCAGAAGCAAGCCGAACAGCTGATGCACGTGTCCAATCTGTATGGCAGCCCGCAGGGCGAAAAGCTGGCTCAGCAATTGGTCGACAACAGTTTTGCCGATGCGGTGTTCTTCACCAATTCCGGGGCGGAAGCGGTCGAGACAGCGATCAAATGCGCCCGCGCCTATCACCAGAATGCAGGCGATGAAGGCGATGCCAACCGGTTTGAACTCATCACGTTTGCCAATGCGTTCCATGGCCGGACAATGGCAACGATCAGCGCTTCGAATCAGACCAAAATGCATCACGGCTTTTCGCCGCTGCTCGAAGGGTTCAAATATGCCGAATTCGATGATCTTGAATCGGCTAAAGCCTTGATGGGCCCCAACACCGCTGGTTTTCTGGTTGAGCCAATTCAGGGCGAAGGCGGTATTCGTCCGGCTTCGGTCGAATTCATGAAAGGCCTTCGCGATCTGGCTGATGAGCATGATTTGATGCTGGTGCTGGATGAAGTGCAGTGCGGTGTCGCACGAACTGGCAAATTCTACGCTCACGAACATTACGGGATTAACCCCGATATCCTGGCTTCGGCCAAAGGTTTGGGTGGTGGTTTCCCTCTCGGCGCCTGCCTCGCCACTGAAAAAGCGGCGCGGGGCATGACATTCGGAACCCATGGTTCAACCTATGGCGGCAACCCTCTGGCCATGGCCGCAGGCAGTGCCGTCATGGATGCAGTCGCGAATGAAGAGTTTCTCGCCGAAGTCACTGAAAAAGGCGAGCGGATCCGGTCACGACTTGAACAGTTCATCGGCAATTACCCCGACCTGTTCGAGCTGGTCCGCGGTAAAGGCCTGATGCTTGGTATCAAGATGAAGATCGAAAGCCGTCCGTTCTTTGTCCATCTGCGCGATCATCATCAATTGTTGACTGTCGCCGCCGGCGATCAGACCATTCGTGTGATCCCGCCTCTGGTAATTGGCGATGCGGAAATCGACGAATTCTTCGATAAACTTTCCGCCGGCGCTGCGAGCTTCAAGGTTCCAGAGCCCGCGTAA
- the argF gene encoding ornithine carbamoyltransferase, translating into MAHHHFLDLGDAGSNAIAAMINDAIDRKAARAGRAKGAADPDRPLEGRVLALVFEKNSTRTRVSFDIAMRQLGGTVLFLEAGSSQLGRGETIADAARVLSRMVDGIMFRTDDHAKIEEMAKYATVPVINGLTDRSHPCQIVADLLTIIEHGKSLPGLEVAWFGDGNNVLHSILEAAGLMKFNVRVATPAGFEPDPEFVDLARAGGANVTLTQDAGAAAREADVLVTDTWISMGQADGDAKRKAMAPYQIDADCMAAAKSDAIFLHCLPAHVGEEVSEDVFEGPQSVVFDEAENRIHAQKSILLWSFGQLA; encoded by the coding sequence ATGGCGCATCATCACTTTCTGGATCTCGGCGATGCCGGGTCAAACGCCATTGCTGCCATGATCAATGATGCGATTGATCGAAAAGCGGCGCGAGCAGGCCGTGCCAAAGGCGCAGCCGACCCGGATCGCCCGCTTGAAGGCCGCGTGTTGGCTTTGGTGTTTGAGAAAAATTCGACTCGCACCCGCGTCAGTTTTGACATCGCGATGCGGCAGCTCGGCGGAACCGTTTTGTTCCTCGAAGCCGGCTCAAGTCAGCTTGGGCGCGGCGAAACGATTGCTGATGCAGCTCGGGTGCTGAGCCGGATGGTTGATGGCATCATGTTCCGGACGGATGATCACGCCAAGATCGAGGAGATGGCCAAATATGCCACCGTGCCCGTAATCAATGGCCTGACCGATCGATCGCATCCCTGCCAGATCGTCGCTGATCTGCTAACAATTATCGAGCACGGCAAGTCGCTGCCAGGCCTCGAAGTGGCGTGGTTTGGCGATGGCAATAACGTCCTGCATTCTATCCTTGAAGCTGCGGGTTTGATGAAATTCAACGTGCGGGTGGCAACGCCGGCAGGGTTTGAACCTGATCCCGAATTCGTAGATCTGGCGCGGGCCGGGGGAGCAAATGTCACGCTGACGCAGGATGCAGGCGCGGCTGCCCGCGAAGCCGACGTGCTTGTGACCGATACATGGATATCCATGGGGCAAGCAGACGGTGACGCGAAACGCAAAGCCATGGCGCCATATCAGATCGATGCCGATTGTATGGCCGCCGCCAAATCTGATGCTATCTTTCTCCACTGTTTGCCGGCGCATGTAGGCGAAGAAGTGAGCGAAGACGTGTTTGAAGGGCCGCAATCAGTCGTCTTTGATGAGGCTGAAAACCGCATCCACGCGCAGAAATCAATCCTGCTCTGGAGTTTCGGCCAGTTGGCGTGA
- the hslO gene encoding Hsp33 family molecular chaperone HslO, with product METQTETFSDKILGFTLPARNARARSVRLDAVVQEVLSAHDYPPPITHLLSEALVLSALMGGLLKGEEAQLTLQAQTSTGVVSLLVCDFRAGALRGYADFDETRLAGLGANPSLSALFGDGYLAITFETGAGQRYQGIVPLEGETLAEACEAYFTQSEQIPTMIRVASLAGAKGQVAGGLLIQHLADGEEGRERLHVRMDHPDWEHVSVMASSISHNELVDPGLSLEGIAWRLFHEEDEVRVQPGPVLSRGCRCSAEYYQSVISRFPASEQKDMRNEDGKIVVDCAFCARAFDLEL from the coding sequence ATGGAAACGCAGACCGAGACATTCTCCGATAAAATCCTGGGCTTCACCTTGCCTGCGCGCAACGCGCGTGCTCGCAGCGTGCGGCTTGATGCGGTCGTCCAGGAAGTGCTTTCGGCGCATGATTACCCGCCGCCGATCACACACTTATTAAGCGAGGCCTTGGTCCTCAGCGCGCTTATGGGCGGCCTGTTAAAAGGCGAAGAAGCCCAGCTGACCTTGCAGGCGCAAACGTCAACCGGAGTTGTGTCATTATTGGTGTGTGATTTCCGCGCGGGTGCTTTGCGCGGCTATGCCGATTTTGATGAAACGCGTCTTGCCGGGCTCGGTGCAAACCCATCTTTATCAGCGCTTTTTGGCGACGGGTATCTTGCAATAACTTTTGAAACGGGTGCCGGGCAAAGGTATCAAGGGATTGTGCCGCTTGAAGGCGAGACCTTGGCTGAGGCATGTGAAGCCTATTTCACGCAATCCGAGCAAATTCCGACGATGATCCGCGTGGCGAGCCTTGCGGGAGCAAAGGGCCAGGTTGCAGGCGGCCTTTTGATCCAGCATCTCGCCGATGGCGAGGAAGGCCGCGAGAGGCTCCATGTCCGCATGGATCATCCTGACTGGGAGCATGTCTCAGTTATGGCGTCCAGCATCAGCCATAATGAACTGGTCGATCCGGGCCTCTCTCTCGAGGGCATCGCCTGGCGCCTTTTTCATGAAGAAGATGAAGTGCGGGTGCAACCGGGCCCGGTGCTGTCACGCGGATGCCGCTGCAGCGCGGAGTATTACCAAAGCGTCATTTCGCGCTTTCCGGCCTCGGAGCAGAAGGACATGCGCAATGAAGATGGCAAGATAGTGGTCGATTGCGCATTCTGCGCTCGTGCCTTTGATCTCGAACTCTAA
- the queC gene encoding 7-cyano-7-deazaguanine synthase QueC — MNQATNIPTAIVLLSGGLDSMVTAALAKEQGFQVRALSVDYGQRHRLELKSAKRIAENLDLAGQVEIGLDLRAFGGSALTDSIDVPKSGVGSDIPVTYVPARNLVFLALTTACAEAAGARDVFIGVNALDYSGYPDCRPEFIESFTETARLGTKSGVEGRPFTIHAPLQNMTKADIASECHRLGLDPAWSWSCYDPTADEMACGLCDSCRLRKKGFAEAGINDSTAYAA; from the coding sequence ATGAACCAAGCGACAAATATCCCCACCGCTATCGTCCTCCTATCGGGCGGGCTCGATTCCATGGTCACAGCAGCCCTTGCGAAGGAGCAAGGATTTCAGGTGCGCGCTCTGTCAGTGGACTATGGCCAAAGGCACAGACTGGAATTGAAATCTGCAAAGCGCATTGCTGAGAATCTGGATCTCGCAGGCCAAGTGGAAATCGGGTTGGATCTGCGCGCCTTTGGCGGCTCCGCGCTGACAGATTCGATTGACGTGCCAAAGTCGGGCGTGGGATCGGATATCCCAGTCACTTATGTGCCCGCCAGAAATCTCGTCTTCCTCGCGCTTACGACGGCTTGCGCAGAAGCTGCGGGAGCGCGTGATGTTTTCATCGGCGTGAACGCTCTGGATTATTCTGGCTATCCAGACTGTCGCCCCGAATTCATCGAAAGCTTTACCGAAACAGCACGCCTTGGAACAAAGTCTGGTGTTGAGGGACGGCCTTTCACAATCCATGCGCCGCTCCAGAACATGACAAAAGCCGATATCGCTTCGGAGTGTCATCGTCTGGGGCTCGACCCTGCATGGAGCTGGTCTTGTTATGATCCTACAGCAGACGAAATGGCGTGCGGACTGTGCGATTCCTGCCGCTTGCGTAAAAAGGGTTTTGCCGAAGCAGGAATAAACGATAGCACGGCGTACGCGGCATAA
- a CDS encoding MFS transporter, producing MQQAQTAEHEQEQGQVEQPVPAYSWYALSVLVLIYVLNFVDRQILSILANDIKADLGVDDAYLGFLYGTAFAIFYALFGIPLGRLADSWKRVRLMTLGLALWSAMTAFSGFARDAATLTVARIGVGVGEATASPSAYSLISDWFPARLRATALAIYSSGLYIGGGVSLAIGGLIVDNWNSAFPQGDPMFGLAGWQAAFIAVGIPGLLLAVWVFTLKEPVRGAIDGLPTEEDPHPFRGFVQELYTVIPPFTFVGAASRGAGALAINIAVFVGSLVLAHFITVGLASGEGVIVAALGTLIGVSLPAITDQWFLLAIGYYAVFCWASALRQRDFPTFALTWGSPAFLCTILGYGTVAFMAYSASYWGAPYAERVFDVSKAELGFWLGGGGAVGGFLGVILGGRMADTLYQRSQSGRIWVVLFGLLSPIPFAVVQYTTESWALFLVLNVVVGGLAASALGAAAASSQALVLPRMRGTATATFFLATTLVGLALGPYMAGYVSAQNDGDLSAGVLSTLWITPVGLVLLISALRLVPKANQSVVERAAAAGEPVATTRSTP from the coding sequence TTGCAACAAGCGCAAACTGCCGAGCATGAGCAGGAGCAGGGTCAGGTAGAACAGCCTGTGCCGGCCTACAGTTGGTACGCACTCAGCGTGCTGGTGTTGATCTACGTGTTGAACTTCGTGGATCGACAGATTCTCTCGATCCTGGCGAACGATATCAAAGCAGACCTAGGGGTAGATGATGCCTATCTAGGCTTCCTTTACGGCACAGCCTTCGCGATTTTCTACGCGTTGTTCGGGATTCCGCTCGGCAGGCTTGCCGACAGTTGGAAGCGGGTACGGCTGATGACTTTAGGGCTTGCCTTATGGTCGGCGATGACAGCTTTTTCGGGCTTCGCCCGCGATGCGGCAACATTGACCGTGGCCAGAATTGGTGTGGGGGTCGGTGAGGCTACGGCTAGTCCATCGGCATACTCGCTTATATCAGATTGGTTTCCAGCGCGATTGCGCGCCACCGCGCTCGCTATTTATTCGTCAGGGCTTTACATCGGCGGCGGAGTTTCGCTCGCCATCGGCGGCCTGATTGTTGATAATTGGAACAGTGCTTTCCCTCAGGGCGATCCGATGTTCGGCCTTGCCGGTTGGCAAGCCGCATTTATTGCGGTGGGTATCCCTGGGCTCCTTTTGGCCGTTTGGGTTTTTACACTGAAGGAGCCAGTGCGCGGGGCTATTGATGGCCTCCCCACTGAAGAGGATCCACACCCCTTTCGTGGATTTGTACAAGAGCTTTATACAGTCATACCGCCATTCACATTTGTGGGTGCGGCGTCACGCGGTGCAGGGGCCTTGGCGATCAATATCGCGGTCTTTGTGGGTTCATTGGTGCTCGCGCATTTCATTACCGTTGGCCTTGCTTCTGGCGAAGGTGTTATTGTCGCAGCGTTGGGCACTCTTATCGGGGTTAGTTTGCCAGCGATCACTGACCAGTGGTTCTTGTTGGCAATTGGATATTACGCTGTTTTTTGTTGGGCGAGCGCCCTTCGCCAGCGTGACTTTCCCACGTTTGCATTGACTTGGGGCTCGCCCGCATTTCTTTGCACGATCCTGGGGTATGGAACCGTGGCATTTATGGCGTACTCGGCTTCCTACTGGGGTGCGCCATATGCCGAACGTGTGTTTGACGTCTCGAAAGCAGAGCTCGGCTTCTGGCTTGGGGGTGGCGGTGCTGTTGGCGGCTTTCTAGGTGTGATCCTCGGTGGCCGGATGGCAGATACGCTGTATCAACGATCACAAAGCGGACGTATCTGGGTGGTCCTATTTGGGCTATTGAGCCCGATACCATTCGCGGTCGTTCAGTATACAACTGAAAGCTGGGCTTTGTTTTTGGTTTTGAACGTTGTGGTGGGCGGTTTGGCAGCATCAGCTCTCGGTGCGGCAGCCGCGAGTAGTCAGGCGCTTGTTCTGCCGAGAATGCGCGGAACGGCGACAGCTACGTTTTTCTTAGCAACGACTTTGGTTGGGCTTGCGCTTGGCCCATATATGGCCGGTTATGTTTCCGCTCAAAATGACGGTGATCTAAGCGCTGGCGTACTTTCAACGTTGTGGATCACTCCGGTTGGGCTCGTCCTGCTAATCTCTGCACTGCGATTGGTACCAAAAGCCAATCAATCAGTGGTCGAGCGCGCCGCCGCAGCCGGAGAGCCAGTGGCGACGACGCGTTCAACGCCTTGA
- a CDS encoding superoxide dismutase family protein yields MAEPDSIPLIAQAALSSAAGDPVGTVTLSRNDGVLELNIELEGLEPSEKAFHLHTVGLCDAPDFKSAGGHLNPMDKSHGKLSDGGQHLGDFENISITANGTVSVTRTIQGNADEVLAFMFDEDGTAVMIHDGPDDYTTDPAGAAGPRIACGVLEETS; encoded by the coding sequence TTGGCAGAACCCGATTCAATCCCGTTAATCGCCCAAGCGGCATTATCGTCCGCAGCTGGTGATCCCGTGGGCACCGTAACTCTGTCGCGTAATGATGGGGTTCTCGAATTGAACATAGAGCTGGAAGGTTTGGAACCAAGCGAAAAAGCGTTCCACCTCCATACCGTTGGACTATGCGACGCGCCCGATTTCAAATCAGCAGGCGGCCACCTCAATCCGATGGATAAATCGCATGGAAAGCTGAGCGATGGTGGTCAACATCTCGGTGATTTTGAAAATATATCAATCACTGCGAATGGCACTGTCAGCGTTACTCGTACGATTCAGGGCAACGCAGATGAGGTTCTTGCTTTCATGTTCGACGAAGATGGAACTGCAGTCATGATCCATGACGGTCCAGACGACTACACCACAGACCCAGCTGGCGCAGCCGGGCCTCGAATAGCGTGCGGCGTGTTGGAAGAAACCTCTTAA
- a CDS encoding OmpA family protein: protein MRNLIIGMAMASTALTAPAMARDGQWYVEIGGGPMIVEDVSIEVDGNDDNYTADFETGSDFGGLVGYDFGAIRLEAEASYRTAGVDRFAAVPSVPNQLLPGSFTAAGGNFDSLSFMVNGLFDFGSDDGIQGFAGGGVGVARSDYEVAVFSNLTPVIDDSDTGFAWQLLAGIRAPISDSWDVGLRYRYFNAPNIELVDNFGRSLETDATSHSLLGTLTYNFGGDEPAPPPPPPPPPPPPPPPPPPPAPPAPPAPACNTGPYIVFFDFDQSDITAEAATVLNNAVTAYANCGTANVMLAGHTDRSGSVTYNMGLAERRNTSVRGYLTGRGIPDGRISSEAFGESQPRVPTADGVRELQNRRVEVSYGPGSGM, encoded by the coding sequence ATGCGCAATCTCATCATAGGTATGGCGATGGCTTCGACCGCGCTTACCGCACCTGCCATGGCCCGTGACGGCCAATGGTATGTGGAAATCGGTGGCGGTCCCATGATCGTCGAAGACGTTTCCATCGAAGTGGATGGCAACGACGACAACTACACAGCAGACTTCGAAACCGGTTCCGACTTCGGCGGTCTCGTTGGTTATGACTTCGGCGCTATTCGCCTCGAAGCTGAAGCCAGCTACCGGACAGCAGGGGTTGATCGCTTTGCGGCTGTCCCAAGTGTACCAAACCAATTGCTCCCAGGAAGTTTTACTGCGGCCGGCGGCAACTTTGACTCGTTGAGCTTTATGGTCAACGGCCTGTTTGATTTCGGATCAGACGACGGCATTCAAGGTTTTGCTGGTGGTGGTGTTGGCGTAGCCCGCTCCGACTACGAAGTTGCGGTATTCTCGAACCTCACACCAGTCATTGATGATTCGGACACAGGCTTCGCTTGGCAATTGCTTGCTGGTATCCGTGCCCCGATCAGCGATAGCTGGGATGTTGGTCTGCGCTACCGTTACTTCAACGCTCCTAACATCGAACTGGTCGACAACTTTGGCCGTTCGCTCGAAACCGATGCTACGTCGCACTCTCTTCTGGGAACTTTGACGTACAACTTCGGTGGTGATGAGCCGGCTCCACCGCCTCCGCCACCGCCACCGCCACCACCGCCGCCACCGCCACCGCCACCGCCGGCACCACCGGCACCACCGGCTCCGGCGTGCAACACTGGCCCGTACATCGTGTTCTTTGATTTCGATCAATCGGACATCACCGCGGAAGCAGCGACTGTTCTTAACAACGCAGTCACAGCATATGCGAACTGTGGCACGGCTAACGTTATGCTCGCAGGTCACACCGACCGTTCGGGCAGCGTAACCTACAACATGGGTCTGGCAGAGCGTCGGAACACTTCGGTTCGCGGTTACCTTACCGGCCGCGGTATCCCCGATGGTCGCATCAGCAGCGAAGCATTTGGCGAATCACAGCCACGTGTTCCAACCGCTGACGGCGTACGCGAACTGCAGAACCGCCGCGTTGAAGTTTCTTACGGTCCGGGTTCGGGCATGTAA
- a CDS encoding DUF2793 domain-containing protein, with translation MITWGLLPFAIEDSLGAPPAETTDGKCYRIDSSPTGEWAERENQIALKVAGAWVFIAPQKGMRVFDRSTNQFWVFKSNWVKAMEPESPVGGNVIDTEARAAIEALTQALRNAGIFPTSA, from the coding sequence ATGATCACATGGGGGCTACTGCCTTTCGCAATTGAAGATAGCTTAGGCGCACCGCCAGCCGAAACGACAGACGGCAAGTGCTATCGAATTGACAGCTCTCCAACGGGAGAATGGGCTGAACGAGAAAACCAAATTGCTCTGAAAGTAGCGGGCGCATGGGTGTTCATCGCGCCGCAAAAAGGCATGCGGGTCTTTGATCGGTCAACGAACCAGTTCTGGGTCTTTAAGTCGAACTGGGTAAAAGCGATGGAGCCTGAGTCGCCGGTCGGGGGGAATGTAATCGACACTGAAGCGAGAGCTGCAATCGAAGCTCTGACTCAAGCACTTCGAAATGCAGGGATTTTCCCCACCTCTGCCTAG
- a CDS encoding phage portal protein has product MALFQNLLSAFKGREEARVPLAPGFFTEWMPAFDGGGSSRAYRYESAVETGFLTNPVAQRAVRIVAEGIAQAPLSASDNDLASLVTATSAGQPFIETLAAHVLLHGNGFVQIIKDASGRPIELFALRPDRVKVITGSDGWPCAYEYAVAANTVRIPIEDEDGWPGIIHIKAMHPLDDHMGATAFRN; this is encoded by the coding sequence ATGGCCTTGTTTCAAAACCTGCTCTCTGCCTTCAAAGGCAGGGAGGAAGCCCGCGTGCCTCTTGCGCCTGGCTTTTTTACTGAGTGGATGCCTGCATTTGACGGCGGAGGCAGCAGCCGCGCCTATCGCTATGAAAGCGCGGTCGAAACCGGCTTTCTGACAAACCCCGTAGCCCAACGCGCAGTGCGCATCGTGGCCGAAGGAATTGCACAGGCACCATTATCTGCAAGCGACAACGATCTTGCCTCGCTTGTCACCGCCACAAGCGCTGGCCAACCGTTTATCGAGACACTTGCGGCTCATGTCCTGTTGCATGGCAATGGGTTCGTCCAAATCATCAAGGATGCGAGCGGAAGGCCGATTGAGCTGTTCGCACTTCGCCCTGACAGAGTGAAAGTCATCACAGGCAGCGATGGCTGGCCGTGCGCGTATGAATATGCTGTCGCGGCCAACACTGTCCGTATCCCGATAGAAGATGAAGATGGGTGGCCGGGGATCATCCACATCAAAGCCATGCACCCACTTGATGATCACATGGGGGCTACTGCCTTTCGCAATTGA
- a CDS encoding DNA-packaging protein: MNLAFDWLAAEPAEVRKRIADALNDAERAEFEYHWGLSARAAQLAPDGDWRVWLIMAGRGFGKTRAGAEWVRSIAERDCTARIALVSSSLAEARAVMVEGESGIIASSPPDRAPIFEASLRRLRWPNGAQAQLFSAAEPESLRGPQHSHAWCDEIGKWPLGADRATRCWDNLLMGLRLGNDLKIAVTTTPRAVPLVQRLIKTEGSGGAHVTRGSTYDNADNLPARFLDAIESEYAGSQLARQEIGGELVTDIEGALWNRSLIEQCRETASPCEHRRVVIAVDPPVSASGDECGIIAAALGLDGKARVLADCSVAKAQPDQWAKAVATAAREWNADRVIAEANQGGAMVESVLRAAETNLPVKLVHASRGKVARAEPVAALYAAGRAAHCGQFGKLEDQMCGFMLGGDYAGPGRSPDRADALVWAMSELMLTPTISPRVQTL; the protein is encoded by the coding sequence GTGAACCTGGCGTTTGATTGGCTCGCCGCAGAGCCAGCTGAGGTTCGTAAACGGATTGCAGACGCACTTAACGATGCCGAACGGGCGGAATTTGAATATCACTGGGGCTTGTCCGCGCGCGCAGCGCAACTTGCGCCGGACGGAGACTGGCGCGTCTGGCTTATTATGGCGGGCCGCGGCTTTGGCAAAACACGGGCTGGCGCAGAATGGGTCCGCTCAATCGCTGAGCGCGATTGCACCGCTCGCATCGCTTTGGTCTCTTCATCTCTCGCAGAGGCGCGCGCAGTTATGGTCGAAGGGGAAAGCGGCATCATCGCCAGCAGTCCGCCTGATCGCGCGCCTATATTCGAGGCATCGCTTAGGCGGCTTCGCTGGCCAAACGGAGCGCAAGCGCAATTGTTTTCCGCAGCAGAGCCAGAATCTTTGCGCGGGCCGCAACACAGCCATGCATGGTGCGATGAAATCGGCAAATGGCCGCTTGGCGCGGACCGGGCAACGCGGTGCTGGGACAATCTGTTAATGGGGCTGCGTCTTGGCAATGATTTGAAAATTGCGGTCACAACCACGCCCCGCGCTGTGCCGCTGGTGCAGCGTTTGATCAAGACCGAAGGCAGCGGCGGTGCACACGTCACTCGCGGATCGACCTACGATAATGCCGATAATCTGCCAGCGCGGTTTCTGGATGCGATCGAAAGCGAATATGCCGGTAGCCAGCTAGCGCGGCAGGAAATCGGCGGCGAGCTTGTGACCGATATCGAAGGCGCGCTGTGGAACCGGAGCCTGATTGAGCAATGCCGCGAAACGGCCAGCCCGTGCGAGCACCGCAGAGTTGTGATCGCGGTGGACCCACCGGTTTCCGCATCAGGTGATGAATGCGGGATTATAGCCGCCGCTCTGGGATTGGATGGCAAAGCCAGAGTTCTGGCAGATTGTTCTGTTGCCAAAGCGCAGCCTGATCAATGGGCCAAGGCCGTCGCCACTGCTGCACGTGAATGGAACGCGGATCGTGTCATTGCCGAAGCCAATCAAGGCGGAGCCATGGTCGAAAGCGTTCTGCGCGCCGCAGAAACAAACCTGCCGGTAAAGCTGGTGCATGCAAGCCGCGGGAAAGTCGCCCGCGCTGAACCTGTGGCGGCGCTTTATGCCGCAGGACGGGCCGCACATTGCGGTCAATTTGGGAAACTCGAAGACCAAATGTGCGGTTTTATGCTGGGCGGTGATTACGCCGGACCAGGCCGCAGCCCCGACCGCGCCGATGCGCTTGTCTGGGCAATGAGTGAATTGATGCTGACCCCCACGATCAGCCCGCGCGTACAGACGCTTTAA
- a CDS encoding YqaA family protein has protein sequence MDKAAHPKAVWWLAFFCFIESSFFPIPPHPLLGLMCLAEPKKAIRFAFVATVSSVLGGLFGYAIGYFLYEAIGAWVIGLLGLTESFPVAACYIREQGGLAVFFAAGTPVPFKLMTITAGFIEMNLLTFLIAALAGRAMIFMVVGILFQVFGAPIKAIIDKYLGTVTTVFVVLVVGGFIAFTQLAGGDDDGVSENACDSATEVRGE, from the coding sequence ATGGATAAGGCTGCGCACCCAAAGGCGGTGTGGTGGCTGGCGTTTTTCTGCTTCATTGAATCGAGCTTTTTCCCGATCCCGCCGCATCCATTGCTGGGCCTCATGTGTCTGGCAGAACCGAAAAAGGCTATCCGATTTGCGTTTGTGGCAACCGTGTCATCGGTGCTCGGCGGATTGTTCGGATATGCGATCGGATACTTTCTTTATGAAGCGATCGGTGCCTGGGTAATCGGCTTACTTGGTCTGACTGAGAGTTTTCCGGTCGCGGCCTGTTATATCCGCGAGCAGGGCGGCCTTGCCGTGTTTTTCGCAGCAGGCACACCCGTCCCGTTCAAATTGATGACGATCACGGCCGGCTTTATCGAAATGAATCTGCTGACCTTCCTTATCGCCGCACTGGCGGGAAGGGCCATGATTTTCATGGTGGTGGGCATCCTGTTTCAGGTCTTTGGCGCACCGATCAAGGCCATCATCGACAAATACCTTGGTACAGTCACCACCGTCTTTGTTGTTCTGGTCGTCGGCGGGTTTATCGCCTTCACCCAGCTGGCAGGAGGCGATGACGACGGTGTTTCGGAAAACGCTTGCGACAGCGCCACCGAAGTGCGCGGTGAATAA